aaaaaaaggaatacagGGAGGGCGGCGCAGCCCAGCGGAGCGCGGgagggccccggcgccggcgggccgGCTCGGGCGCCCCTTACGAGGCGTGCTGAGCGGTGGAGAAGCAGAGTTTCAGCGTGTACGGGTACGGCCCATCTAGGGGAAAACACACGCGGGGGGACGTTAGCacagcggcggcgcggggttTGGGGGCCTTAcgaggttttttttttttttttttaggtccGCTCCTCTCCGAAGGGGCGGATTTAGAGCTGTCGCTCGAGGTCATTTTTAACCCACGGCTGAGAAACCCAGCGGGAGCAGGGGCACCGATGCTTCCCGACGGCGCACCGCGTCCCAGCGCCGCCGGGAAACCACGTCAGTGGTTTCCTCCGGTAAAACTGGCACCGCCTCgtcccctccccaccccgggGACGCGGAGGTTCCCTCTCCTCCCGGTTCACTTACTCGGGTTCTTCATCTGGTAGTGGTTGAGGAAGCCGAGCGTCTCCAGCGCGTCACTCTTGGACTCCCACTCGAGCAAGCCGGAGGAGCTGCGCTCGCCTGCGGAGGCGTGAGCCTTCCTCAGCCCGACGGCTGCCAGCGGCGTTGCCGCCCTGCCCTCCCGCtcgcgcccccggccccggggcagggagcagcgggGGGCACGCGCACGGCCCCGTCGCCTTTGCGGCACCTCTCGCGAGGCGGCTCCCTGCCCAAAGCTACTTACTTTTGCCCGAAAACACCTTGACCGAGGACGGCCGCTTCACGCCCAGCTCGTCGCAGATCTAGGAGAGATTTGGGTTGGGGGAAGGAGGGCGACTCGTTCGGCCGCAACGGCCCCGGGCCCGAGGCGCAGCGCCTACCTCGTAGAAGTTGTCTTCCGTCACTTCCAGGGGAGCGTTGAAGAAGTGGAGCACGTTGCTGGGGTGCTGGATCCTGTTCTTGGCCGCCTGCTCGGGGGTGGAGAAGCGGTTGTTGCGGGAGCCGCTGAAGTCCTTGTAGCTACAGGAACCGTCCTCCAGCCCGTACGACTGTCCGGGCATGATGGCCTGCTGCTTGGACACGCTGCGGGGGAGAGGCGCGGCGGCTCACCACGGCGCTTCCCGGCGAGGCCCGGCCCTCCcggggggccgccgcgccgaCCTACCAGACGTTAAGCTTCTGCCCGAACATGAAGTTGTTGTTGAGGTGGGTGATGGCCCGGTCCACGGCGTAGCCGTCCGCCATCTCCACCATGGCTGCTCCCGGCTTGCTCTTCATGAACTTCACCTGGAAGCGAAGCACCGCGGTCAAGCGCGGAGACAGCTGGGCATCCGGGTCCTTTCAGCTACCTCCTGCGCTGGGGAAAAGCTGGGCCCGACCTCCTCCCTCCCAAACCAAGGTCCTTCCCGCCTCCCAGACCAAGACCTTTCTCGACCCGGCACAAGGTCTCGAGAGCGATGTTCCCTCAGGGCCGCCGAAGCGACCGTTTGCAGGAGGACGACCGTCTCGAGAGCTGCCTGCCGCCTCCGCGGACCTGGCAGCGCGGCCTCTGCCCCAAACACCCTCGGCGCCCATCGCTCAGACCCCTCGGAGGGATCACCTCAGCCCCCGGGGCTTCGGGAAGCCGCCGTGGTTTCCGCTTACCTTCTCCACGTTTCCGTAGAGGCAGAAAATGTTGAAGACCCGGTCGCAGTTCATCTTGGACTGGTCTAAGCCATACACCATGAGGACGGGGCTGTCGGCGTGGGGGCCGTAgtccgggggcggcggcgggggaggcgggTGCCCGTACTGGGGGCCGTAGCGGCTGGGCCCCCGGCGGTGCCCCCCGACCGGAGGGCCCATGCGTCTCCCTTCGtagtgcggcggcggcgggccgtAGCCCTCGTCGTGGTAGTGCCCGTGGTATCCGCCGTGGGGTCCTCCTGCGGAAGCAgatggggggggaggaagaaggttGGAGACACCCCCCCACCACGTGCTACACCTCGCCCGCTCAGCCCCGGCAGGGCCCTACCGTACTCCGCGGGGTGGTCTCCGAGGAGCGGGGGCTGCCTCTGGCGCTTGTTGGGGTTGCCGCCCGGGTCGCCTGCAGGCAGAAGCACAGGTTACAACCGACGTCGGGGAGGAGAACGCACCCAAGGCTTCGCGCCAGGTTCCCCTGGGCGCGCCGGGCTCCTCCGAGGCCTTAACGCTTAAACCATGACCTGCGGCGAGGCGCCGGGGATTCCCGAGCTACCCGAGAGCGGAGGCACCACGCACAAGCGTCACCGTGAGGCCAATCGGGCCGGTTCCCGGCCCGCTCTTCGGCCGCAAAATCCCTGCCGGGCtgccggggagggagggagggagggaggccgccccgcgctcccgcgGGGCATCCTCGGATCTCCCCCGTCCCCGGGGCCAGCCACACTCCCGGGACCCTCGTCTCCTCCGACCAGGGACCGGGACTCTCCCCCCTCTTCCCCCGAGGCCGGGGAAGCCCGGTCCAGAGCGAAACCGGAGCGGGCGGCGTCGCTCCGAGCTGCCGCCGCGGATCCGATCGCTCGGTCCGACCCTCCCCACGTTCCCTCCCTCGCGCGGACGCGGCCCAGCGCCGCGGGAGGCGGCCGGAGCCCCAAGGAAAAGGGGCTGCCCACGCCGTCCCCCGCGGAGAGCCGGGCCCTTCTCCGAGCTGGCTACAAAGGAGGTTTGACAACAAggcaaggggggaaaaaaaggggggggggggagaattaaataaataaaggagtGCCCCACTCCGTGCCCCCAGCCTCCGAGACGCTGCTAAGTTTCTAGATagcaataaaaagaagaaaataaaaatacagaaaacaaaataaaaacaagtggCAAGACATCTCCCCGCTCTGACAAAAGGGAGAGGGAGTGAGACTGATACAGGCACGGCAGCAAAGCAACAGCAGTAATAGGTTAAAACGAGCCATCACGTACAAGGCATAACACGTTCATGTCACCGTACaattgctcttttcttccctttaaacGACCGTGTTTCGTACAGGTTTATTCCGAGTCATTACAAAGATTGAAAAGGGCTACTTACAGCGGGAGTACAAAGTACAATGTCCATTGTCAtataaaaattctgtatttctcttaCCATTGGACGCTTCAAGAGTGAGTTAGCACAGTTCTGAAAGATGGCGTCCCATCAAACATACACTGCGACCCTGCATCACATGGTTTCAGAGTCATAAATACAGGTCAAAGGCACAAAACCGctacaatttttctttaaaaaaaaaaaaaaaaaaaagtaaaatctttaaaaaggtCTCACAGATGTTTTGTCCTCAGAAGATACCAAGACAGAGGACATAAAGGTGTGATAAATGAGAGTGTTCCTCCGTGTTTCACCTCCTGAATTTGTGTTGTGCTGTAACAAAATGGTGCTTCTGGCTCTGTGTAGTTCTTTCCAGTGTGCGTGTCTCCTCTGTAATGGAAATGTGTCTCGGCTCAAGTGGCCCCGAACGCGTGCGTGTGCCAGACTGCACACCCCAGGTACAGCCTCTTAGGGATCTGTGTGcctttggggttttgtttggtttttttctccACTTGGCGCTGATATGGTGGCAGTTGAGGACTGCAGGAGAAAAAGTATAAGCAAAGGAACTGCCCTCCCAAACCAAACCGTGTTGAGAGCAATCCTATGTCTTGGAGGGCCTCAGATCTACTCCGTTCTCCGATAAGAGCGCTGCTGGGCTTGTTTTGAGGACCCTCGGGTCTGTGTTTTCTAGTTCTGTGTACATTCTTGGGTTcagtttggtttggttttggtaAGTAAAAGTAATGTCTGCTGTGGCATGCTGcgcctctttctctctctctctctgtgctgTAGATAGTCCTTGGACCACGGTGTTGTGTTCTTGATGTAATGAGCTCAAGCTGCTGCTTGTTTCTGGATGCTGCGTGTTTTCTCCAGGAAGAGCTAGTAAGGTTTCTACACTGTGTGGTGTGAGGAATGTGCAGAGGCAGGTCACGGCCAATTCGGGACTTCCGCTGTAGTACGGTCCCCGGGGTTTATGTGCAATAACTGCTCAGAGCTGGGAAAGGCCACGTTACTGCACCCCCCGCCCCGACTCCCAGCCTCGTGTCAGGCAAGCCACGATGCATCTAAATCAATGCACAGCCCTGCAACTAgcccctgcagctctgcacatCTTCTAGGTATGTGCCTTGGAGGAGAGATTTGTCTCTTGTTTTTGTTAAGTCATGTAATGCCATTGCTTGCTTCAGCACATTAACggcttttcatcttttaaaagcagGGGTGTCCACGAGACGGCGCCTGCGGAGCGGCCCGGCAGCGACCGCTCGGCAGCGCCTGACACGCTGCCCCAGAGAGCCGGAGCTCCCGGCTCGCGGGGGATCAGCGGCGGCCTCTGGAAGCGAGTGCAGCGTGGCAGAGGACAGGCCGGCTCCCCGCTTCGGGAACGCGACAGATTCCTCGGCGGGACCCCAGCGAgctcctccccgccgcccccaaTCCCCCGTTTTGAGCGCCGGAGCCGCCGTCCGACCCGTGGGGCCAAATCGAGGCCTCTGTGAGCTGACACCCCGGCTTTAAAATATGAAGCGAGACAAGTGCTGCCAAGCAAATTGGTACCGTTCCTTAGACGCGGCCAGCCCTGCCGACGGAGAAACGCTGCCCCAGCAGAGCTTGGCCGCTACAGCACTCCTCCGGCTCCGCGCCCCCAAGTTTCGAGGCCCGAAGCGCGAGCTCTGGCTAACCCCGCGCAGCCCGGCACCGCGGGCCGCGGCTTCCACGGAAGCCCCGTGTTAGCGGTCGCACCCAGCCTCTGGGCTGCTAACTCTCCGCACCCAGTTTGGGAGAGGAAGACATCCAGTCTCGGGAAATCTCATGGGCAGGAGCACAGCGGGgctctttttttggggggggggggggaggtgggcaactttttttttccccttttgaaCTTAAGGGAACCGGCGTTTCCCTTGTGGTTTTACACGCACGCGTGTTCGTAAGCCCGGTGCCTCCCCCTGCCAGCCCAGGGTCGTTTCCAACTCGCCCTTCAGCTGTAGCAGCTCAAGGAAGGCGACACAGCCAAGAGCCCCGTTTTGGTAAACCAGCTCCAGTTCTGCAGGTGAGGCAAGCAAAGagccggcagcagggcaggctgtCCGGCTCCCACACAAGAAACCAATGGCACTTTCCCCCCAAACCACTAACCACTAGAGACtccttaataaaataaataataataataaaaaaaaacacttgtgcAGAGATTTCCTTCGTTTCAAGCTCCTGACTGATGCCTCCCCGACAGTAAATGCGCGGTACAAGCCATCAAGAGAAATCCCTAGCAAATCACCACTCAGTTTTCACATTAACTTTCCCCACCTCAACTGTCGCCCCGCCGTGCACCAGCCTACACCAGCTCTGACTGAAGGTAACGGCAGGCTAATGGCATTACATAACGTGGATCGCTATATGAGGTGCTCTAGTCAACTGGCAGCAGCTTTGTGTGTAGTTACAAAGCAGTTCATCGGAGATTACCTTGTCCGCTGAGATTGGGGTTTGTGTAATCCCAGGTATCCTGGTCGTTCTTGAACACGTTCAGGCGCGTGGGCTGGAAGAAAAGACGCACACGCACGCGGTCAGCACGAGAACAGCTTCACCCCGCGAGAAAGCCAAGGGGTTTACTGCTCCGTTCGGCCTTCCGCGGTCTCAGAGGATCCCTCAACAAACCGCCAGCCTCCGGGCAAACAGTTCCTTGCAGGAAGCAGCAGTCACAGAGGCGGCGCGAGCCTGCGTAAACGATCCGACTCTCCCCAAACCCTCACCCAAGCCCTCACAGAAGGGATTCCAGCTCTCTCTCTGGCTTCACAAGGCAAGGCTGTGCCCAACAGCGGcgcaaaaataaaactgagtgaaaaatgagcttttcaATCAATTGTTCAGGTTTTTCAGCCAGTGATGACTGTGTAACTGTGCTCAACTACCTCACCAAGAAAGCAGGGATTATCTCCGTTCCGCTCCAGGCTGCTGTTGGCCAAGTGATAGGAAAGcatctccttttttaaaattaacgcttttaaaaaaaaggtctaACGAGGTCTAATTACACTGCTCCAATTACCTGCGATACCTGGACTCGTCCGAGGCCCGCGTGCGACACGGGCACCGCGTCCCTACCCGAGCTCGCGGGGACGCTTACCTTGGCGTATTCGATCTTCAGAGTGCAACACCCGGAGTAAATGTCAGCCCCGTTGAGGGACGCCTTGGCTCGCTGCGCGCTCTGCACGGAGTCGAACGTTCGTAGCGTTAAGGAAGTTTAGGGAACGAGGCATTTTCCACGCGGGTTTCTCCGTCCgggagcagcaggatcacctcgaCCACGCCACGCGGACAGGAGGGGTTTGCCACGGCCACCAGCTCAGCGTCGCGATCGGAAGCGCTGCGCAAGCGACGGCTTCGCCCGTCCCGCGAGTCGTTCCCagagcggcacggatgccgcAGCGTCGGACCCAGGGAGAAGGGGCGATTCGGGACTCCCTCGACAAGGGGCGAGTGCAACTCCCACCCgcagctccctccccaccaGGGACATCACCCCGAGCGGGACACGCTGGAGACAGGGTCCCGCTACCGCAGCCAACGTGCCCCAACACCGGTCAGGTCTGACAGACGGGCTCAGACACGGAGTCGCACAACACCAACGAACAACCGAGGAGCCCCGAGAGCCCCCCGGGGCACGGAAGGATATTCCACCATGGCCTGGACTCCgttttttctgaagataacGATCCTCTGCACAGGGCCGCAGGGGTTGCAGATGGTATAGAGCACATCCTGCGGGACAGTGGAGAGGCATGAGGAATCCGGCCGACTCACACCGCGGCAGCCAGGCCCGCTGGCTCAACAGCCGTCCACGGGAGACTGCGGCTGTGTCTGCTGCAGCGCTACAGCCGGATTTCACCACCCCACGCACCACACAAGGCA
The sequence above is drawn from the Rhea pennata isolate bPtePen1 chromosome 32, bPtePen1.pri, whole genome shotgun sequence genome and encodes:
- the HNRNPL gene encoding heterogeneous nuclear ribonucleoprotein L isoform X1; the encoded protein is MSRRRWRGPQSAEGSGRGGEMGKMAAGGGGGGGSGRYYGGGGEGGRAPKRQKTENAEPPPHGPGGPGGAGGGPGAAGAENYDDPHKTPASPVVHIRGLIDGVVEADLVEALQEFGPISYVVVMPKKRQALVEFEDILGACNAVNYAADNQIYIAGHPAFVNYSTSQKISRPGDTDDSRGVNNVLLFTILNPIYSITTDVLYTICNPCGPVQRIVIFRKNGVQAMVEFDSVQSAQRAKASLNGADIYSGCCTLKIEYAKPTRLNVFKNDQDTWDYTNPNLSGQGDPGGNPNKRQRQPPLLGDHPAEYGGPHGGYHGHYHDEGYGPPPPHYEGRRMGPPVGGHRRGPSRYGPQYGHPPPPPPPPDYGPHADSPVLMVYGLDQSKMNCDRVFNIFCLYGNVEKVKFMKSKPGAAMVEMADGYAVDRAITHLNNNFMFGQKLNVCVSKQQAIMPGQSYGLEDGSCSYKDFSGSRNNRFSTPEQAAKNRIQHPSNVLHFFNAPLEVTEDNFYEICDELGVKRPSSVKVFSGKSERSSSGLLEWESKSDALETLGFLNHYQMKNPNGPYPYTLKLCFSTAQHAS
- the HNRNPL gene encoding heterogeneous nuclear ribonucleoprotein L isoform X2, which encodes MPKKRQALVEFEDILGACNAVNYAADNQIYIAGHPAFVNYSTSQKISRPGDTDDSRGVNNVLLFTILNPIYSITTDVLYTICNPCGPVQRIVIFRKNGVQAMVEFDSVQSAQRAKASLNGADIYSGCCTLKIEYAKPTRLNVFKNDQDTWDYTNPNLSGQGDPGGNPNKRQRQPPLLGDHPAEYGGPHGGYHGHYHDEGYGPPPPHYEGRRMGPPVGGHRRGPSRYGPQYGHPPPPPPPPDYGPHADSPVLMVYGLDQSKMNCDRVFNIFCLYGNVEKVKFMKSKPGAAMVEMADGYAVDRAITHLNNNFMFGQKLNVCVSKQQAIMPGQSYGLEDGSCSYKDFSGSRNNRFSTPEQAAKNRIQHPSNVLHFFNAPLEVTEDNFYEICDELGVKRPSSVKVFSGKTVGLRKAHASAGERSSSGLLEWESKSDALETLGFLNHYQMKNPNGPYPYTLKLCFSTAQHAS